A stretch of the Microcella sp. genome encodes the following:
- the idi gene encoding isopentenyl-diphosphate Delta-isomerase, translating into MNELPETVVLLSDDGTAIGTAPKATVHTTETPLHLAFSCHVFDGAGRVLVTRRALSKATWPGVWTNSFCGHPAPGEDTVEAIVRRAQRELGLALTDVQVALPEFRYRAVDASGVVENEICPVYVARAATDVAPADDEVAEWAWVDPAELRASVEAAPFAFSPWLGWQLAAWPGDYRAAD; encoded by the coding sequence ATGAACGAACTTCCTGAAACCGTCGTGCTGCTGTCTGACGACGGCACCGCCATCGGTACGGCCCCCAAGGCGACCGTGCACACCACCGAGACTCCCCTGCATCTGGCGTTCTCCTGCCACGTGTTCGATGGAGCCGGCCGCGTGCTCGTCACCCGTCGGGCACTGAGCAAGGCCACCTGGCCGGGAGTGTGGACGAACTCGTTCTGCGGGCATCCGGCGCCCGGCGAAGACACGGTCGAGGCGATCGTGCGCCGAGCGCAGCGCGAGCTCGGGCTTGCCCTCACCGACGTGCAGGTCGCCCTGCCCGAGTTCCGCTACCGCGCGGTCGACGCCTCAGGAGTCGTCGAAAACGAGATCTGCCCGGTCTACGTCGCCCGCGCCGCGACCGACGTCGCCCCGGCTGACGACGAAGTCGCCGAGTGGGCGTGGGTCGACCCCGCTGAACTGCGTGCCTCGGTCGAGGCGGCACCGTTCGCGTTCAGCCCCTGGCTCGGCTGGCAGTTGGCCGCCTGGCCCGGCGACTACCGCGCGGCCGACTGA
- a CDS encoding polyprenyl synthetase family protein, whose amino-acid sequence MKRNDQSSIAEARAALVDAVLQRFFSLSKKRAAPLGAHYEHLWGLLERNTQGGKRFRPRMVMAAYEGLGGDDRDAAAYVGAAFELLHTALIVHDDVIDRDFVRRGIPNISGAYRDHAVDRGVSVEIAEHRGVSAAVIAGDLALFNAYRLIDKSGVGSPVRERLLDVLDEAMFTSAAGELIDVDFSIDPEMPLVDDILTMERLKTAVYSFESPLQAGAILAGAPESTVATLGEFGRDIGIAYQIVDDVLGVFGEEEATGKTTIGDLREGKRTVMIAFACSTPAWARLCELIGKPDLSLDEASEARLLLIECGARAFAEDLARGYANRALARLAEPHIPSALRDELHPVAETVLKRVR is encoded by the coding sequence GTGAAGAGGAACGACCAGTCGAGCATCGCAGAGGCGCGAGCTGCCTTGGTCGACGCTGTGCTGCAGCGCTTCTTCAGCCTATCCAAGAAGCGCGCGGCGCCTCTCGGCGCGCATTACGAGCACCTCTGGGGTTTGCTCGAGCGCAACACCCAGGGCGGCAAGCGCTTCAGGCCTCGCATGGTCATGGCCGCGTATGAAGGACTCGGCGGCGATGATCGGGATGCTGCCGCCTACGTGGGAGCCGCCTTCGAGCTGCTGCACACCGCCCTCATCGTGCACGACGATGTGATCGATCGCGATTTCGTGCGGAGGGGCATCCCGAACATCTCTGGCGCCTATCGCGACCACGCCGTCGATCGGGGCGTGAGCGTCGAGATCGCCGAGCACCGCGGAGTGTCGGCGGCGGTCATCGCGGGCGACCTCGCACTCTTCAACGCGTACCGCCTCATCGACAAGAGCGGCGTCGGCTCGCCCGTTCGAGAGCGTCTGCTCGACGTGCTCGACGAGGCGATGTTCACGAGTGCTGCGGGCGAGCTCATCGACGTCGACTTCTCGATCGACCCCGAGATGCCGCTCGTCGACGACATTCTCACCATGGAGCGCCTCAAGACGGCCGTCTATTCGTTCGAGTCGCCTCTGCAGGCCGGCGCGATCCTTGCGGGGGCTCCCGAGAGCACCGTCGCGACTCTCGGCGAGTTCGGCCGTGACATCGGCATCGCCTACCAGATCGTCGACGATGTGCTCGGGGTCTTCGGCGAAGAAGAGGCGACCGGCAAGACGACGATCGGCGACCTGCGCGAGGGCAAGCGCACCGTCATGATCGCGTTCGCGTGCTCGACGCCCGCGTGGGCCCGTTTGTGCGAGCTCATCGGCAAGCCAGACCTCTCGCTCGACGAAGCGAGCGAAGCGCGACTGCTGCTCATCGAGTGCGGCGCCCGCGCCTTCGCCGAAGACCTCGCTCGCGGCTACGCCAACCGGGCTCTCGCACGGCTCGCCGAGCCGCACATCCCCTCCGCCCTGCGCGACGAGCTGCACCCCGTCGCCGAGACCGTGCTGAAACGGGTGCGATGA
- a CDS encoding phytoene/squalene synthase family protein, which translates to MNRLSLYDRVADETASMVIRRYSTSFGLASSLLDARVRQHVENIYALVRVADEIVDGGVTDAGLDSVHAARYLNEFEAETEAAMQSGYSTNLVVHAFARTAREVGFGTELTEPFFHSMRMDLTDTEHDQASFDRYVYGSAEVVGLMCLRAFVQGMSIDAEQDERLVTGARALGAAFQKVNFLRDLAADFETLGRSYFPGIRVDSFTEEEKHRLLDDIDADLRTSAAVIPELPKGSRRAVALAQGLFAELSVRLRKTPASQLVRARVRVPDPVKARIALGALAGRTPRPRPAAATLSIGAAS; encoded by the coding sequence ATGAACCGCCTCAGTCTCTACGACCGGGTTGCCGACGAAACCGCGTCGATGGTGATCCGCCGCTATTCGACCTCGTTCGGTCTCGCCTCGAGCCTGCTCGACGCCCGCGTGCGCCAGCACGTCGAGAACATCTACGCGCTTGTGCGCGTCGCCGACGAGATCGTCGACGGCGGCGTCACCGACGCCGGCCTCGACAGCGTGCACGCCGCGCGTTACCTCAACGAGTTCGAGGCCGAGACCGAGGCCGCTATGCAGTCGGGCTACTCAACCAATCTCGTCGTGCACGCTTTCGCCCGCACAGCGCGCGAAGTGGGGTTCGGCACCGAGCTCACCGAGCCCTTCTTCCACTCGATGCGCATGGATCTCACCGATACCGAGCACGACCAGGCGAGCTTCGACCGCTACGTCTACGGCTCGGCCGAGGTCGTCGGGCTCATGTGCCTGCGGGCATTCGTTCAGGGGATGTCCATCGACGCAGAGCAGGATGAGCGCCTGGTCACCGGAGCACGGGCACTGGGCGCGGCCTTCCAGAAGGTCAACTTCTTGCGCGACCTCGCGGCTGACTTCGAGACGCTCGGGCGCAGCTACTTTCCCGGAATCCGCGTCGACTCGTTCACCGAAGAGGAGAAGCACCGCTTGCTCGACGACATCGACGCCGACCTGCGTACCTCTGCCGCGGTGATTCCCGAACTGCCCAAGGGCAGCCGCCGGGCTGTCGCCCTCGCGCAAGGCCTCTTCGCCGAGCTCTCTGTGCGACTGCGCAAGACCCCCGCGTCGCAGCTCGTGCGCGCGCGGGTGCGAGTGCCCGACCCCGTCAAGGCCCGCATCGCCCTCGGGGCGCTCGCCGGCCGCACTCCTCGACCGCGGCCCGCCGCGGCAACCCTTTCGATCGGAGCAGCATCATGA
- the crtI gene encoding phytoene desaturase family protein translates to MSRVVVIGGGIAGLASAALLARDGHQVTLVEKQPEVGGRAGSWEKDGFRFDMGPSWYLMPEVFDHFFKLCGTSAAEQLELVQLDPGYRVITQGFDEPTDIAATRDENIALFESIEPGAGAKLDKYLDSALDTYDMAKKRFLYTSFASFGPLLRGDVLKRTGKLVKMLLQSLDDYVGRRFSDLRLRQVLGYPAVFLGSSPFLTPSMYHLMSHLDLTDGVLYPMGGFTKLIERVAAVTEQQGVSIRTSSPVARILVDETTKRTTGVELEGGEVIEADIVVSAADLHHSETQLLPEALQTYPQSYWDKKTAGPSALLLYLGVEGDLPQLEHHTLLFTANWRENFEAIFGPQPSLPDPASLYICKPSGVDPSVAPEGHENVFVLVPAPADLSFGRGDVDGDGDTPLEVYADRIIAQIADWAKIPDLADRIVVRRSYGPGNFNADLNAWRGTALGPAHILSQSAFFRAGNISKKVKGLYYAGGSTIPGIGLPMCLISAEVLVKRLRGDTSTGPLPEPLERTVPAEPVTESATA, encoded by the coding sequence ATGAGTCGCGTCGTCGTCATCGGTGGAGGCATCGCCGGCCTCGCGAGCGCAGCCCTGCTTGCTCGCGATGGTCACCAGGTGACGCTCGTCGAGAAGCAGCCCGAGGTGGGTGGCAGGGCAGGGTCGTGGGAGAAAGACGGCTTCCGCTTCGACATGGGCCCCTCGTGGTACCTCATGCCCGAGGTGTTCGACCACTTCTTCAAGTTGTGCGGCACGAGCGCAGCAGAGCAGCTCGAGCTCGTGCAGCTCGACCCGGGCTACCGCGTCATCACGCAGGGCTTCGACGAGCCGACCGACATCGCGGCCACGCGCGACGAGAACATCGCCCTGTTCGAGTCGATCGAGCCCGGCGCGGGTGCCAAGCTCGACAAGTACCTCGACTCGGCACTCGACACCTACGACATGGCCAAGAAGCGCTTTCTCTACACGAGCTTCGCCTCTTTCGGCCCGCTACTGCGCGGCGACGTGCTCAAGCGCACGGGAAAGCTCGTCAAGATGCTGCTGCAGAGTCTCGACGACTACGTGGGCCGCCGCTTCAGCGACTTGCGCCTACGTCAGGTGCTCGGCTACCCCGCGGTGTTCCTCGGCTCGTCGCCGTTCTTGACCCCGAGCATGTACCACCTCATGTCGCACCTCGACCTGACCGACGGCGTGCTCTACCCGATGGGCGGCTTCACGAAACTCATCGAGCGCGTCGCCGCGGTGACAGAGCAGCAGGGCGTGAGCATCCGCACCTCCTCGCCCGTCGCGCGCATCCTCGTCGACGAGACCACGAAGCGCACCACGGGTGTGGAGCTCGAGGGGGGCGAGGTCATCGAAGCCGACATTGTCGTGTCGGCGGCCGACCTGCACCACAGCGAGACTCAGTTGCTGCCCGAGGCGCTGCAGACCTATCCGCAGTCGTACTGGGACAAGAAGACCGCGGGGCCGAGCGCTCTGCTGCTCTACTTGGGCGTCGAGGGCGATCTGCCGCAGCTCGAGCACCACACGCTGCTCTTCACGGCCAACTGGCGCGAGAACTTCGAGGCCATCTTCGGCCCGCAGCCGAGCCTGCCCGACCCGGCGTCGCTCTACATCTGCAAGCCGAGCGGCGTCGACCCTTCGGTCGCACCCGAGGGCCACGAGAACGTCTTCGTGCTCGTTCCGGCGCCCGCCGACCTCTCGTTTGGGCGCGGCGATGTCGACGGCGATGGCGACACTCCTCTCGAGGTGTACGCCGACCGCATCATCGCCCAAATCGCCGACTGGGCGAAGATTCCTGACCTCGCCGACCGCATCGTCGTGCGCCGTAGCTACGGCCCCGGCAACTTCAATGCCGACCTCAACGCCTGGCGCGGCACGGCCCTCGGTCCGGCGCACATCCTCTCGCAGAGTGCCTTCTTTAGGGCCGGCAACATCTCGAAGAAGGTCAAAGGCCTCTACTACGCGGGCGGCTCGACGATTCCGGGAATCGGACTGCCGATGTGCCTCATCAGTGCCGAGGTGCTCGTCAAGCGCCTACGCGGCGACACGTCGACCGGCCCGCTACCCGAGCCTCTCGAGCGCACGGTGCCTGCCGAGCCCGTGACTGAATCCGCCACCGCATGA
- a CDS encoding lycopene cyclase domain-containing protein: MSLSVAMSPINFAYLAALAVALTGMVLLDRRFTLFFWRDARRAAIVIVTGVAFFLIWDLGGILLGIFFRGQTDFMTGLLIGPELPIEEVFFLTLLCYNTMNAYTAAGDWLDGRWARRASTPSIEGGREG; the protein is encoded by the coding sequence ATGAGCCTGAGCGTCGCGATGTCACCGATCAACTTCGCGTACCTCGCCGCGCTCGCCGTGGCGCTCACCGGCATGGTGCTGCTCGACCGCCGCTTCACGCTGTTCTTCTGGCGCGACGCACGCCGTGCCGCGATCGTGATCGTGACCGGCGTGGCCTTCTTCCTCATCTGGGATCTCGGCGGCATTCTGCTCGGCATCTTCTTTCGTGGGCAGACCGACTTCATGACAGGGCTTCTCATCGGGCCCGAGCTGCCGATCGAAGAGGTCTTCTTCCTCACGCTGCTCTGCTACAACACGATGAACGCGTACACGGCGGCGGGCGACTGGCTCGACGGCCGGTGGGCGCGGCGAGCATCCACACCCTCGATCGAGGGAGGTCGCGAAGGATGA
- a CDS encoding lycopene cyclase domain-containing protein — protein sequence MTYTLLNVVFLAIVALVAIAAIVVRRAPRWRAVGLAAVLLLTLTAVFDNVIIGTGLVAYDDSLISGVRIGLAPIEDFAYTVAALVLLPSVWELLRRTPARQDSES from the coding sequence ATGACCTACACCCTTCTCAACGTCGTCTTTCTGGCGATCGTAGCCCTCGTCGCGATCGCTGCCATCGTCGTGCGCCGGGCACCGCGCTGGCGCGCGGTGGGGCTCGCCGCCGTGCTGCTGCTCACCCTCACGGCCGTCTTCGACAACGTCATCATCGGCACGGGCCTCGTCGCGTACGACGACAGCCTCATCAGCGGGGTGCGCATCGGGCTCGCTCCGATCGAAGACTTCGCCTACACGGTCGCCGCTCTCGTGCTGCTGCCCTCGGTGTGGGAGCTGCTGCGGCGAACGCCCGCGCGCCAGGATAGTGAGTCGTGA
- a CDS encoding prenyltransferase, giving the protein MRTLGQLFISSRPLSWINTAFPFAAAYLLTTGRIDTAFIVGTIYFLVPYNLAMYGINDVFDYESDLRNPRKGGVEGALLDPSIHRTTLWAAVVTNVPFLVALVALGSPLSWVVLAVSVFAVIAYSAKGLRFKEKPFLDSVTSSTHFVSPAVYGLVLAGATFTPALWLILASFFLWGIASHAFGAVQDVIADREGGLASMATVIGARATVRLSVVAYVLAGLLLLGTDWPGPLAAIAALPYVVITAQFWMITDETAESANRGWKRFLLLNFVAGAIVTMLMIYWAINR; this is encoded by the coding sequence GTGAGGACCCTCGGTCAGCTGTTCATCAGTTCGCGCCCGCTGAGCTGGATCAACACGGCGTTCCCCTTCGCCGCCGCCTACCTGCTGACCACGGGGCGCATCGATACGGCGTTCATCGTGGGCACGATCTACTTCCTCGTTCCGTACAACCTCGCGATGTACGGCATCAACGACGTCTTCGACTATGAGAGCGACCTGCGCAACCCGCGCAAGGGCGGCGTCGAGGGGGCACTGCTCGACCCGAGCATCCACCGCACGACGCTGTGGGCCGCGGTCGTCACCAACGTGCCGTTTCTCGTGGCGCTGGTGGCCCTCGGATCGCCGCTCTCGTGGGTCGTGCTCGCCGTGAGCGTCTTCGCGGTCATCGCCTACTCGGCCAAAGGCCTCCGGTTCAAAGAGAAGCCCTTTCTCGACTCGGTCACCTCGTCGACCCACTTCGTAAGCCCGGCCGTCTACGGCCTCGTGCTGGCGGGAGCGACCTTCACGCCCGCACTGTGGCTCATTCTCGCTTCGTTCTTCTTGTGGGGCATCGCCTCGCACGCCTTCGGGGCCGTGCAAGACGTCATCGCCGATCGCGAGGGCGGGCTCGCCTCAATGGCGACAGTCATCGGGGCGCGTGCGACCGTGCGCCTGTCGGTCGTCGCCTATGTGCTCGCGGGGCTGCTGCTGCTCGGAACCGACTGGCCGGGGCCACTCGCCGCGATCGCCGCCCTTCCTTACGTGGTGATCACGGCCCAGTTCTGGATGATCACCGACGAGACCGCCGAGTCGGCCAACCGCGGCTGGAAGCGCTTCTTGCTGCTCAACTTCGTGGCCGGCGCGATCGTCACGATGCTCATGATCTACTGGGCGATCAACCGCTGA
- the glgX gene encoding glycogen debranching protein GlgX, whose amino-acid sequence MTTWPGEAYPLGATFDGSGTNFALFSEVAERVELCLFDDDRVETRVALIEVDAFVWHAYLPGVQPGQRYGFRVHGPYDPSTGDRCAGEKLLLDPYAKAVHGEVDWDESLFAYRFDDPSARNTDDSAAHAMLSVVINPYFDWAGDRPPNTPYSESVIYEAHVVGLTRTHPAIPDELRGTYAAVAHPAIIEHLQKLGITALELMPVHQFVHDKHLVDQGLTNYWGYNTIGFLAPHNAYSASGDRGEQVQEFKSMVRTLHAAGIEVILDVVYNHTAEGNHLGPMLSLKGIDNAAYYRLVDDDPQYYMDYTGTGNSLNVRHPHSLQLIMDSLRYWVTEMHVDGFRFDLASALAREFYDVDRLAAFFDLVHQDPVVSQVKLIAEPWDVGPGGYQVGNFPALWTEWNGRYRDTMRDFWRGEEGTLGEFAARLTGSADLYENSGRRPVASINFITAHDGFTLADLVSYNEKHNEANGEGNADGESHNRSYNMGAEGPTDDPEVLAARSRQVRNLLATLLLSQGVPMIAHGDELGRTQKGNNNVYAHDSELSWIDWSTADAALIEFVASIVRLRREHPVFRRTRFFTGRLVHRGGGDSVADLDWLRTDGSSMDEADWDAGFGRVVGVFLNGHGIRERDARGEPIVDRSFVVYVSAHDESIEVTLPGAAYGERWERLVDTAGIDGPVVVDAGSSMTLEPRSLVVLRQWMEAEPTLDGAVAASLSAPSGTTDAELGSTADSGSAS is encoded by the coding sequence TTGACGACTTGGCCGGGCGAGGCTTATCCGCTGGGCGCGACCTTCGACGGCAGCGGCACCAACTTCGCACTGTTCAGCGAAGTGGCCGAGCGCGTCGAGCTGTGCTTGTTCGATGACGATCGCGTCGAGACGAGGGTCGCCCTCATCGAGGTCGACGCCTTCGTCTGGCACGCCTACCTGCCGGGCGTGCAGCCGGGCCAGCGGTACGGCTTTCGCGTGCACGGGCCCTACGACCCCTCGACGGGTGACCGTTGCGCGGGCGAGAAGCTGCTGCTCGATCCCTACGCGAAGGCCGTGCACGGCGAGGTCGACTGGGATGAGTCGCTCTTCGCGTACCGCTTCGACGACCCGAGCGCGCGCAACACCGACGACTCGGCGGCGCACGCGATGCTTTCGGTCGTCATCAATCCCTACTTCGATTGGGCAGGCGACCGGCCGCCGAACACTCCCTACAGCGAGAGCGTCATCTACGAGGCGCACGTGGTCGGCCTCACGCGCACGCACCCCGCGATTCCCGACGAGCTGCGCGGCACCTATGCGGCTGTCGCGCACCCGGCGATCATCGAGCACCTTCAGAAACTCGGCATCACCGCCCTGGAGCTCATGCCCGTGCACCAGTTCGTGCACGACAAGCACCTCGTCGACCAGGGCCTGACCAACTACTGGGGCTACAACACCATCGGCTTTCTCGCGCCCCACAACGCGTACTCGGCGAGCGGTGATCGCGGCGAGCAGGTGCAAGAGTTCAAGAGCATGGTGCGCACGCTGCACGCGGCGGGCATCGAGGTCATTCTCGATGTGGTCTACAACCACACGGCCGAGGGCAACCACCTGGGGCCGATGCTGTCACTCAAGGGCATCGACAATGCCGCCTACTACCGACTCGTCGACGACGACCCGCAGTACTACATGGATTACACGGGCACGGGCAACAGCCTCAACGTGCGCCACCCGCACTCGCTGCAGTTGATCATGGATTCGCTGCGCTACTGGGTCACCGAGATGCACGTCGACGGGTTTCGCTTCGACCTCGCGTCGGCGCTCGCCCGCGAGTTCTACGACGTCGACCGTCTGGCGGCGTTCTTCGACCTCGTTCATCAAGACCCCGTCGTGAGCCAGGTGAAGCTCATCGCCGAACCGTGGGATGTCGGCCCGGGCGGGTACCAGGTGGGCAACTTTCCGGCCCTGTGGACCGAGTGGAACGGCCGCTACCGCGACACCATGCGCGACTTCTGGCGTGGTGAGGAGGGCACGCTCGGCGAGTTCGCCGCGCGGCTCACCGGCTCGGCCGATCTCTACGAGAACTCGGGTCGTCGCCCCGTTGCCTCGATCAACTTCATCACGGCGCACGACGGCTTCACCCTGGCCGACCTCGTGTCGTACAACGAGAAGCACAACGAGGCCAACGGTGAAGGCAACGCCGACGGCGAATCGCACAACCGGTCATACAACATGGGCGCAGAAGGCCCAACCGACGACCCCGAGGTGCTCGCCGCTCGTTCGCGCCAAGTGCGCAACCTGCTGGCGACGCTGCTGCTCTCGCAGGGCGTGCCGATGATCGCCCACGGCGACGAGCTCGGTCGCACGCAGAAGGGCAACAACAACGTCTATGCGCACGACTCAGAGCTTTCGTGGATCGACTGGTCGACGGCCGACGCGGCGCTCATCGAGTTCGTCGCCTCGATCGTGCGGCTGCGGCGCGAGCATCCGGTCTTCCGGCGCACCCGATTCTTCACGGGGCGTCTCGTGCACCGCGGTGGCGGCGATTCGGTGGCGGACCTCGACTGGCTGCGCACCGACGGCAGTTCGATGGATGAGGCAGACTGGGATGCCGGTTTCGGGCGCGTGGTCGGCGTCTTTCTGAACGGCCACGGCATTCGAGAGCGGGATGCTCGCGGCGAGCCCATCGTCGACCGCTCGTTCGTCGTCTACGTGTCGGCGCACGACGAGTCGATCGAGGTGACGCTGCCAGGCGCGGCTTACGGCGAGCGCTGGGAGCGGCTCGTCGACACCGCGGGCATCGACGGCCCCGTGGTCGTCGACGCGGGGTCGAGCATGACGCTCGAGCCGCGCAGCCTCGTGGTGCTGCGTCAATGGATGGAGGCCGAGCCGACGCTCGACGGCGCGGTGGCAGCCTCGCTGTCGGCCCCGTCGGGCACGACCGACGCCGAGCTCGGCAGCACGGCAGATTCGGGCAGCGCATCGTGA
- the treY gene encoding malto-oligosyltrehalose synthase, whose translation MVTDARLPLSTYRLQVSSEFTLDDVAAQADYVRALGADWLYLSPLLQATRGSTHGYDVVDHGAVDDERGGAEALSRAVVAAREQRLGVLVDIVPNHVGVADPRQNSWWWQLLRTGQHGPMVEAFDVDWAFADGRIRLPVLGDDLPQVIAAGEVELLHDAVRVHGTDYPLAEGSADDVVDRTTAAPAEVRRVLERQHYELVHWRRADSELNYRRFFAVTTLAALRVEVPWVMLESHREIVRWVTEGLVDGIRVDHPDGLADPGAYLDALADLTNHAPVWVEKILEGDEPLPGHWQTAGTTGYDALASIDRVLVDPDARVPLSRLDARVRGTESVTSWSDLIRSTKRRIADTILRSEVLRLERELPHPVEGAADALAELLACFPVYRSYLPVGLEHLEAALANARRSRPELSAAFDALATVLGDATQPAARRFQQTSGMVMAKGVEDTAFYRYSRLASLTEVGADPAEFSIDVDEFHRRQTVRQGSFPASLTTLSTHDTKRGEDTRARIHVLAEHHERWEAVLDELRRRAPIGDGPFENILWESIVGAWPLSRERAHAYAEKASREAGTSTTWTAPDTAFETRMHAAVDAAFDDPAVRALLETLVDDVAAAGWSNGLSAKLLQLTAPGVPDVYQGSELWETSLVDPDNRRPVDFAQRRSILARLDDGELPPIDAEGAAKLLVTNRALRARRDRPELFTRYAPLSVVGQAADHAIAFDRGGAVTLATRLPVGLERRGGWHDTLVVLPHRPVIDVITGAHYAGGELPLRDVLHRYPVALLLEEPS comes from the coding sequence ATCGTGACCGATGCACGCCTGCCGCTCTCGACCTACCGCCTGCAGGTCTCGAGCGAGTTCACTCTTGACGACGTCGCGGCGCAGGCCGACTATGTGCGCGCCCTCGGTGCTGACTGGCTCTACCTCTCACCGCTGCTGCAGGCGACTCGCGGATCGACGCACGGTTACGACGTTGTCGACCACGGTGCGGTCGATGACGAGCGCGGGGGTGCCGAGGCACTCTCGCGGGCCGTCGTCGCCGCGCGAGAGCAGCGACTCGGAGTGCTCGTCGACATCGTGCCCAACCACGTCGGCGTCGCCGACCCGAGGCAGAACTCGTGGTGGTGGCAGCTGCTGCGCACCGGCCAACACGGCCCGATGGTCGAGGCTTTCGATGTCGACTGGGCCTTCGCCGACGGGCGCATCCGCCTGCCGGTGCTCGGCGACGACCTGCCGCAGGTCATCGCGGCGGGCGAGGTCGAGTTGCTCCACGACGCCGTGCGGGTTCACGGCACCGACTATCCGCTCGCCGAGGGCAGCGCCGACGACGTGGTCGACCGCACGACAGCGGCACCCGCCGAGGTGCGCCGCGTGCTCGAACGTCAGCACTACGAGCTCGTGCACTGGCGCCGAGCGGATTCTGAGCTCAACTATCGGCGGTTCTTCGCCGTCACGACGCTCGCCGCACTTCGCGTCGAGGTGCCGTGGGTCATGCTCGAGAGTCATCGCGAGATCGTGCGCTGGGTGACCGAGGGGCTCGTCGACGGCATTCGCGTCGACCACCCCGATGGCCTCGCTGACCCGGGCGCGTACCTCGACGCGCTCGCCGACCTCACGAACCATGCACCCGTGTGGGTCGAGAAGATTCTCGAGGGCGACGAGCCGCTGCCGGGCCACTGGCAGACAGCCGGCACGACCGGCTACGACGCGCTCGCCTCCATCGATCGCGTGCTCGTCGATCCTGATGCCCGCGTGCCGCTCAGCCGGCTCGACGCCCGAGTGCGCGGAACCGAGTCGGTCACCAGCTGGTCAGACCTCATCCGATCGACCAAGCGCCGCATCGCCGACACGATTCTGCGCAGCGAAGTGCTGCGGCTCGAGCGCGAGCTGCCGCACCCCGTCGAGGGCGCGGCCGACGCGCTCGCCGAGCTGCTGGCGTGCTTTCCGGTGTACCGCTCATACTTGCCGGTCGGGCTCGAGCACCTCGAGGCGGCGCTCGCCAACGCTCGCCGGTCGCGCCCCGAGCTCTCGGCCGCCTTCGACGCGCTCGCGACCGTGCTCGGTGATGCCACTCAGCCTGCCGCCCGCCGCTTTCAGCAGACGAGTGGCATGGTCATGGCGAAGGGCGTCGAAGACACCGCGTTCTACCGTTACTCGCGACTGGCCTCGCTCACCGAGGTCGGTGCCGACCCGGCCGAGTTCTCGATCGATGTCGATGAGTTCCACCGACGGCAGACCGTGCGGCAGGGCTCGTTTCCCGCGTCGCTCACCACGCTGTCGACGCACGACACCAAGCGCGGCGAAGACACCCGCGCCCGCATCCACGTGCTTGCCGAGCATCACGAACGCTGGGAGGCCGTGCTCGACGAGTTGCGCCGCCGAGCGCCGATCGGCGACGGGCCCTTCGAGAACATCCTGTGGGAATCGATCGTCGGCGCCTGGCCGCTCTCGCGCGAGCGAGCGCATGCCTACGCCGAGAAGGCGTCGCGTGAGGCCGGCACCTCGACGACGTGGACAGCGCCCGACACAGCTTTCGAAACACGGATGCACGCCGCGGTCGATGCCGCCTTCGACGACCCTGCCGTGCGCGCGCTTCTCGAGACGCTCGTCGACGACGTCGCGGCGGCGGGCTGGTCGAACGGCCTGAGCGCCAAGCTGCTGCAGCTCACCGCGCCGGGAGTGCCCGACGTCTATCAGGGCAGCGAGCTGTGGGAGACGAGCCTCGTCGACCCCGACAACCGCCGCCCGGTCGACTTCGCACAGCGCCGGTCGATTCTCGCGCGCCTCGACGACGGCGAACTGCCGCCCATCGACGCCGAGGGTGCGGCCAAGCTGCTCGTGACCAACCGCGCCCTGCGGGCCCGCCGCGATCGGCCCGAGCTCTTCACGCGCTACGCCCCGCTCTCGGTCGTGGGCCAAGCGGCCGATCACGCGATCGCCTTCGATCGCGGCGGCGCGGTGACGCTCGCCACCCGCTTGCCGGTCGGGCTTGAACGGCGTGGCGGCTGGCACGACACTCTCGTCGTGCTGCCGCACCGCCCCGTCATCGATGTCATCACGGGCGCGCACTACGCCGGCGGCGAGCTGCCGCTCAGGGATGTGCTGCACAGGTATCCCGTCGCCCTGCTGCTCGAGGAGCCATCGTGA